From bacterium:
CTGACGTCGCTGTTTCAGAGCAGAACGGCAAAATCCTTCTCCACTGGGGTACGCCCGCAGGTATTGCACAGACGGAGCCCTTCGACGATCGCGGTTACAAGTTCCAGGGCTACAACGTCTATCAGTTCCCGAGCCCCAGTTCGACGCTGGATGATGCCATCCGTATCGCGACCTACGATGTCATCGATAATGTCGCAACCATTTTCGATGAGGTCATTGATCCGAAAACGGGTGCCGTCGTCGTCCTCCCGGTGCAGTTTGGTACCGATTCGGGTATTCAGCGTCTCATTGAGATTGAGGACGACGCCATCACGGATCGTCCCCTCGTGAACAACCAGCCCTATTACTTCGCTGTTACAGCGTACTCTTTCAACCCCGATGATGAGGCCACCCCCCGTCAGCTCGAATCGACACCCGACATCCTGACCGTGCGTCCGCAGACCATGGATCCGGGCTACCGTGCCGGTGCGGAGCTCAATGAGAATCTGCAGGTCATGCATACGGAAGGACTGTCCACTGGCAAGGTCCTTGTCAAGGTCATCGATCCGGAAGAACTGACCGGTGATTCCTACGCAGTTACCTTTACCTCACAGGGGAAGGTTGAAACGGTGTATTACGACACCACCCTCATTGTTGACGACTATGGCTGGAACCTGACCAATACGAGCAAGAATACGGTGATGGTTTCCGATGCCTCGGCATTCGGCGGACTCGACACCGACTATTACGTGTTTGATGGCTTCCAGATCGGTGTCAGCGGCAGCGGACACTACGTCCAGGGCCGTGAAATTCTCGCCGTCGAGTGGGAGAACGGTCCCAGGGTATATGAAGGATACGCTGGTTATGAAATCGTTGGACAGGACTTCTTCGGCAGCAGCATAGAATCCTATGATGTGAAGAAGATTGTCGAAATCCGCTTCGACCGGAACAATACCTCGAAGGGATACTACTTCCTCCGCGGTGGCGATCCCAGCTATGGATACGTCGGGTATTTCGATTCTCCTTTCACCGTGTGGGATGTGACAGACAAGAACAACCCGCAGCAGCTCTCCTGGGCACAGGTGGAGAGCATCGACAGTCCGACACATAACAATACGTTTGACCCCGTGGTCGTGACAGATCGCGAGTATCTGTTTATTCTTGACAAACCGTATTCGGATACTCCGGACCCGGTGTACACCAACTATATCCTTACAGCTGATGCGGCCGTCATGCCCATTCTCTATGCCATGTGGCCAATTCAGACAAGCATCGCCGACGGATCACCCCAGCCCTTCACGGATGGTACCATCATGCGGTGGGTCCCCAATGTTCCGTTCGACGATACGGATGTATTCACATTCACAACTCCGAAAGCCACGTACGATAATAATCTCGCGAAGGAGGATGTTTCCGACATCCAGGTCTTCCCGAACCCGTACCTGGGATCCAATCAGCAGGAGCTGAACAAGTATCAGCGCTTTGTGACCTTCAACCATCTGCCGCCTCGTGCCAACTTCCGTATCTATACGGTATCCGGTTCGCTGGTGGCCTCCTTTGAGAAAGATGACGGTTCACAGCTTGCCAACTGGGATCTTCAGAATGACAACGGTCTGCCCGTTGCCAGTGGCATGTACATCATTCATATCGAGATGCCCGACCTGAACACCGAAAAGGTGCTCAAGCTCGGCGTGGTCAGCGAGGCACAGTACCTCGACCGTATCTGACGGTTCCACACGCATCGACACGACGCATATGAACACTTGTTGTGAATCAGATACATCATTAAGGAGATACATCATGCGTACTACGCTTTCATCTTTCCTGGCTGTGTTGCTGGTGCTGACACTTCTGAGCACCACCGCAAACGCCCAAGGAGGAGGCCGCTCCGGTACCGCTGCAGCCGAACAGCTGCTGGTTCCCGTGGGTGCCCGGGGCATCGCCCTCGGGAGTGCCTACAGCGCGGGTCTCTCGGGTCTCAACGCCATCTATTACAACCCTGCCGGTCTTGCCGCAAGCAGGAACAGTGCAGAGGCAACATTTTCCCATACGTCAGCTTTCGGTGACCTCGGTGTCGATTATGCCGCAGTGGGCGCCGAATTCAGCGGCTTCGGCTACCTGGCGTTTTCCATCAAATCCCTGTCCTTCGGCGATCTGGACATCACCGATGAACAAAACCCGGATGGGACAGGCGCGACCTGGTCACCGACTTTTGTCGCTCTCGGTGTGACATATTCCCGTGCGCTGACCGACCGCATCCGTGCCGGTGTGTCCGCCTACCTTGTCAGTGAGGACCAGTACCGCGTTTCCGCATCGAACGCTTCGTTCGATATCGGTGTCCAGTACCAGGGACTCGCGGGCATGCGCGGACTCAGTCTGGGTGTCACCCTTCGCCATCTCGGTGGAAACATGCAGTACACCGGCGCAGGACTTACCCGCCGCGTCGATGAACTTGACGGGAAACGCGATCCGCAGCTGCTGCGCATCGAGGCTGCGGGCTTCAGTATGCCGACCTCCCTGGAACTGAGCCTCGCCTACACGCGCAGTTTTGCCGAACTCCACAACGTCACCGTTGCCGGTTCTTTCGAGAACAACAATTTCCTTCTCGACCAGTACCGCCTGGGTGTGGAATATGGATTCAAAAACTTCTTCTTCCTGCGTGGTTCCTATAACCTCGCGGGCGACGAACCGAACGATGCGTTCGACGAAGGAGCCTATGAATATGATGCGGCCTTTGGCGCAGGCGTGAACTTCGATGCCGGCGATCTCATGATCGGCGTCGATTACGCCTATCAGAACATGAAGACGTTTGATGGCAATCATGTCATCACGGTCAATCTCGGGTTCTGATACCCTACAATCCTGACTGAGAGGCCTCGTCACGCATTGCGGGACGAGGCCTCTCCCGTTACAGCGGAGCGCAGGAATCGTCTTGTTTTATGATTACGGTTTGCTAGTTTATTTTATGCCCATTGCGTGGCATTCTTCCATGAACCTGAGGAAGCTCCCATGAACCGGTTTCTTGCCCTCCTGTTCCTCGTGTTGCTTGCAATGACCGCTTCAGCACAGGACGCAACAACGCTGCGAATGAACATCGATTTCGCGTCATTCAAGTACGATGACCAGACCAGCTACGTCGAGATGTATTACTCCTTTCCCCGCAGCGCGATCCAGTATACGTTGCGAAATAATGTTTACAACGGTTCGGCGGTTGTGCATACCATCATTCGACGGGAGGACAAGGAGGAGGATCCCGTACTGAAAAACTGGCGTGTCCCCATCAGCCTGAATGACACTACGGGACTGAAAGAAAAAACATTGATCGGTCGCGTCAACTATCTGCTTGAGCCGGGCCGTTACCGCATCACTGTAATCACACGCGATGAGGCCCAACCGCTGGAAAGCGACAGTGTTGAGGTGCGCTACGAAGTTCGCCAGTTTGGCAGTAAGAATCTGAAATTCAGCGATATCGAGCTTGCCTCGTCCATTCAGAAAGCCGAGAACGATCCTGCCAACATCTTTTACAAAAATACCCTTGAGGTCATCCCGAATCCTACTCTGCTCTACGGGAAGCCGATGCCGAATGTTATGTATTACGCGGAACTCTATAACGTGAAGCACGACGATTTTCTGGTGAAAAGCGAGATTGTTTCTTCTTACGGGAAGACCATGGTGAGCAAAGCCCGTGAGCGACAGGGGAAGCATGCTTCACGCGTCGAAGTGGGCTCACTGAATCTCAGTACCCTCCCTTCCGGTGTCTATACATTGATTCTCTCATACGGCGACACCTCGGGTACATTCCTCGAGTCTCAGAGCAAACCGTTTTACGTGTTCAACCCGGACATACCCATCGACACCGCCGCCATCACACAGATCGCAGACCAGATTGCGGCCGAGTTCGCGGCGATGAGTGAATCCGAACTGGACGAGCAGTTTGCCATGGGGCTATACGTGGCGACATCAGATGAAAAAAATATCTGGTCTTCGCTCACGGGAGCGGAGCCGAAGAAGAAGTTTCTGACCAAGTTCTGGCGGTCTCGCGACACGGATCCTGTCACACCGCAGAATGAGTTTTTCTCAGAGTACCAGCAGCGTGTGGCCATTGCGAACGAGCAGTTCCGTTCCGCATTCCGCAAAGGCTGGCGATCAGATCGCGGACGTGTCTATATCGTGTATGGTCCGCCGGATTATATCGAACGCATGTCGAGCGAAAGCGATATGAAACCGCATGAAATATGGCGATACGATTACATCGAGGGCGGTGTTGAATTCATCTTCGTCGACAAGGGCGGTTTCAATAACTACGAGCTCGTGCATTCCACAAAGCGCAATGAAATCAACAATCCGGACTGGGAACGCTCTGCCGGAACGTACTGACGTTTCCCGGAAGAACGCCGTCGCATCGACGTGAAATCGACACTCGAGTACGTTCTTTTTGCATCGGTCGCGCGCATCCTGCAGCTTTTGCCGCTGGGTGCGGTGCGACTGTTTGCGCGTACCCTGGCCAAGACGCTGTTCTACGTTCTTCCACTGCGGCGCGGCCTTACACTGCTGCAGCTTCGGCGTGCATTTCCTGAACATGAGGAAGCAGAGATTCGGCGCATTGCCAAAGGGAGCTACGTCAATCTGATCACCACCATCTTTGAAATGATGTGGACGCCGCGACTGCATGAAGGCAACCTCGGGCAGGTGCTGCGCGTCCACAATCTTGACGTCGTCGAACGTGCACGCAAGCGCGGATCGGGTGTCGTCATGATGTCAGGGCATTTCGGAAACTGGGAATGGCTCTGTACCGGCGCATCCCGGCTGATGGGATTCAATGTGACAGTCGTCGTTCACCCGATACATAATCCCGCCGTGGATGAACTCGTAGAGCGATGGCGGGAGTCGATGGGCAACCGGGTGGTGGATATGGGGCTGTCGGTCCGTGAGATTATAAGGGCGCTGCGCAATCGTGAAGTTGTCGCGATGCTCGCGGATCAGAGCGGTCCAAGCGGTTCACTGTATGTCCGCTATTTCGACCACTTCGCGGCGACGTATGAAGGACCCGCGACGTTTGCACTGCGTACCGGATCCCCTGTGATCATGTCATTCGCCGTACGCGCCGCGGATGGAAATTACGATGTACTGCAGGAGGAAATCCCGACGTCGGATCTGCGAGGACTCAATGACGCCAATGTCAGGGAGCTCACGCGCCGCCACGTTCGGACACTTGAGCGTATGGTGAGAAAGCATCCCGAGCAGTGGCTCTGGCAGCACAAGCGCTGGAAACATAACCCGCGCGAGGACAGTGTGTTGGTCGAGGATCCTCCCATGGCCGAGGATGCACCCGATGTTGAGGATTCGTCCGATGCCTGAGGCACTTGTCATACAGACGGCGTTCGCCGGTGATCTGATTCTGACCACACCCCTGATAGAGGCTGTCGCCACCTGCGCAGATGGCAATGTGGTCGATGTGCTGTGTATCCCCGGAACAGCGCCACTGCTTGAGAATAATCCCCACGTGCGTGAAATCCTGCCGTACGACAAGAAAACCGGGAGACCGGGGTTGCTGGGTATGATGCAGCAGTTATCTCGCAGGGGCTACGATCTCTGCATTTCACCGCATAGATCAATGCGCAGCGCCATGCTTGCGCGAGCTTCCCGTGCAAAACAGCGTATCAGTTTCGACCGCTCGGCAGGC
This genomic window contains:
- a CDS encoding T9SS type A sorting domain-containing protein; its protein translation is MKMIGKLFLLLTMLLFATGLQAGEHEGGKDKGRLHKTTINDQYDFISINNILMWISNNGFTSHNPQSGGSGLEWPAGSGKYAIYQDGLVWGGKVQGTIHIGGATYSEGLQAGNIKADGTTDPANPIHRIFKVRKVNRKSFGNLSATEQDRLRKDFEEWPTQFGAPYTDGDNDGSYSPDFEEWLDEDPNADTPWFIGDEVIWFVSNDQDGQRTADLYGSPPIGVEVQTLVWGYNQTGPLGNMVFTKYIVINKGPDPLEDAYFAQWSDPDLGDANDDFVGIDTTLSLGYVYNGLASDDTYGIPPAAGYDFFQGPVVPGEPEDEAHYNFGTLQGWKNLEVTSFAFYINSDPVYQDPDLGDPAGAQQMYNYLQSRLYDGGPFVDPTTGEEVKIALAGDPVTKQGWIDGIVNPPDDRRMMMTTGPFTLDRTTDLANGKLNKQEVVVARIVGRGSDRISSLQVLRYYDRFAQLAFDNNFDLPKAPPAPDVAVSEQNGKILLHWGTPAGIAQTEPFDDRGYKFQGYNVYQFPSPSSTLDDAIRIATYDVIDNVATIFDEVIDPKTGAVVVLPVQFGTDSGIQRLIEIEDDAITDRPLVNNQPYYFAVTAYSFNPDDEATPRQLESTPDILTVRPQTMDPGYRAGAELNENLQVMHTEGLSTGKVLVKVIDPEELTGDSYAVTFTSQGKVETVYYDTTLIVDDYGWNLTNTSKNTVMVSDASAFGGLDTDYYVFDGFQIGVSGSGHYVQGREILAVEWENGPRVYEGYAGYEIVGQDFFGSSIESYDVKKIVEIRFDRNNTSKGYYFLRGGDPSYGYVGYFDSPFTVWDVTDKNNPQQLSWAQVESIDSPTHNNTFDPVVVTDREYLFILDKPYSDTPDPVYTNYILTADAAVMPILYAMWPIQTSIADGSPQPFTDGTIMRWVPNVPFDDTDVFTFTTPKATYDNNLAKEDVSDIQVFPNPYLGSNQQELNKYQRFVTFNHLPPRANFRIYTVSGSLVASFEKDDGSQLANWDLQNDNGLPVASGMYIIHIEMPDLNTEKVLKLGVVSEAQYLDRI
- a CDS encoding PorV/PorQ family protein, yielding MRTTLSSFLAVLLVLTLLSTTANAQGGGRSGTAAAEQLLVPVGARGIALGSAYSAGLSGLNAIYYNPAGLAASRNSAEATFSHTSAFGDLGVDYAAVGAEFSGFGYLAFSIKSLSFGDLDITDEQNPDGTGATWSPTFVALGVTYSRALTDRIRAGVSAYLVSEDQYRVSASNASFDIGVQYQGLAGMRGLSLGVTLRHLGGNMQYTGAGLTRRVDELDGKRDPQLLRIEAAGFSMPTSLELSLAYTRSFAELHNVTVAGSFENNNFLLDQYRLGVEYGFKNFFFLRGSYNLAGDEPNDAFDEGAYEYDAAFGAGVNFDAGDLMIGVDYAYQNMKTFDGNHVITVNLGF
- a CDS encoding GWxTD domain-containing protein, which gives rise to MNRFLALLFLVLLAMTASAQDATTLRMNIDFASFKYDDQTSYVEMYYSFPRSAIQYTLRNNVYNGSAVVHTIIRREDKEEDPVLKNWRVPISLNDTTGLKEKTLIGRVNYLLEPGRYRITVITRDEAQPLESDSVEVRYEVRQFGSKNLKFSDIELASSIQKAENDPANIFYKNTLEVIPNPTLLYGKPMPNVMYYAELYNVKHDDFLVKSEIVSSYGKTMVSKARERQGKHASRVEVGSLNLSTLPSGVYTLILSYGDTSGTFLESQSKPFYVFNPDIPIDTAAITQIADQIAAEFAAMSESELDEQFAMGLYVATSDEKNIWSSLTGAEPKKKFLTKFWRSRDTDPVTPQNEFFSEYQQRVAIANEQFRSAFRKGWRSDRGRVYIVYGPPDYIERMSSESDMKPHEIWRYDYIEGGVEFIFVDKGGFNNYELVHSTKRNEINNPDWERSAGTY
- a CDS encoding lysophospholipid acyltransferase family protein, with product MKSTLEYVLFASVARILQLLPLGAVRLFARTLAKTLFYVLPLRRGLTLLQLRRAFPEHEEAEIRRIAKGSYVNLITTIFEMMWTPRLHEGNLGQVLRVHNLDVVERARKRGSGVVMMSGHFGNWEWLCTGASRLMGFNVTVVVHPIHNPAVDELVERWRESMGNRVVDMGLSVREIIRALRNREVVAMLADQSGPSGSLYVRYFDHFAATYEGPATFALRTGSPVIMSFAVRAADGNYDVLQEEIPTSDLRGLNDANVRELTRRHVRTLERMVRKHPEQWLWQHKRWKHNPREDSVLVEDPPMAEDAPDVEDSSDA